In Haematobia irritans isolate KBUSLIRL chromosome 1, ASM5000362v1, whole genome shotgun sequence, a genomic segment contains:
- the sxe2 gene encoding sex-specific enzyme 2 encodes MNTYAFCIVLQIGLYFGGACASGFSYKQNHCDISIFSVIQDMLRNEVRALLNPRSRYLASQQIRYDLYTTLNPDERQILQTGDVKRLRSSYFNPKWPVRISIHGWAGKSTSCSNAAIKDAYLTKGNYNIIIVDWSNISHDISYPRISQQFSEIAAHITKFLRFLQKETAIGWNNIYLIGHSAGSHISGLTGKLLKPNEVGAIVALDPAGLAQLGLPADFRLAPDDAAYVESIHTDTKHLGNPSTELSHATFFPNWGQGQPHCPNATAAEFDFACDHFAALYYFVESIRQPNLFGALKVTPSSCIKDHNCTCHQQCEVANECLADVYMGGEPLVPKHGVFYLSTRRDPPFGLGEIVRIKPSRKPNFLESSVLPYQLLLRG; translated from the exons ATGAACACCTACGCTTTCTGCATTGTGCTTCAAATTGGATTATATTTCGGTG GAGCATGTGCATCTGGATTCTCCTACAAACAGAATCATTGTGACATATCCATATTCAGCGTTATACAAGACATGCTGCGTAATGAGGTGAGAGCTCTGTTGAATCCTCGTTCACGTTACTTGGCCAGTCAGCAGATTCGCTATGACCTATATACTACATTGAATCCGGACGAACGACAGATTTTGCAGACCGGAGATGTTAAGAGATTGAGAAGCTCTTATTTTAATCCCAAATGGCCAGTAAG aatttCTATACACGGTTGGGCAGGTAAGAGTACATCCTGTTCGAATGCTGCTATTAAAGATGCCTATCTGACCAAGGGTAATTACAATATCATCATTGTGGATTGGAGTAATATTTCGCATGACATCAGCTATCCAAGGATATCACAACAATTTTCTGAAATCGCTGCCCACATTACCAAATTCCTTCGGTTTTTGCAAAAAGAGACTGCCATTGGATGGAACAATATTTACTTGATCGGCCATAGCGCCGGTAGTCATATATCAGGCCTAACGGGCAAACTTTTAAAACCGAACGAAGTGGGAGCAATTGTGGCATTGGACCCTGCCGGTTTGGCCCAACTTGGTTTGCCAGCTGATTTTCGCTTAGCACCTGATGATGCTGCCTATGTGGAGAGCATACATACGGACACAAAGCATTTGGGCAATCCGAGCACTGAACTCAGTCATGCAACGTTCTTTCCCAATTGGGGTCAAGGCCAGCCACATTGTCCAAATGCTACTGCAGCCGAATTCGATTTTGCTTGTGATCACTTTGCGGCCTTGTATTACTTCGTTGAATCTATACGCCAACCAAATTTGTTTGGAGCTTTGAAAGTCACACCATCGTCTTGTATCAAAGACCACAATTGCACTTGCCACCAGCAATGTGAGGTAGCAAATGAATGCTTAGCAGACGTTTATATGGGCGGTGAACCATTGGTACCCAAACATGGTGTATTTTATCTGAGTACACGACGAGACCCACCATTTGGATTGGGGGAAATTGTGCGAATAAAGCCatctagaaaaccaaatttcttaGAAAGTAGTGTCCTACCATATCAATTATTGCTGAGAGGTTGA